A region of the Ctenopharyngodon idella isolate HZGC_01 chromosome 2, HZGC01, whole genome shotgun sequence genome:
CAAAAGCAATATGCTACGAATAAGCAAGCCAGTACTTTGGGCCACTTACCTCTTTTATAAAATAATCTGGCAacatcatgtgatttcagcacaAGCACATTAGACTTTGTTATGTCAAAAGTTAACGTTTGAAGGCAGGGGAGTTGATACCACTACTAAATGATCTAAATGCAGTGCTGTTTCTTCTTAGCCTACTGATCTAAAGTGTTTTAAGTAAAAAACTCTTTACAGCTTaaagcaggggttttcaaactattctttgtctacaactctgcatagcctcaTGGAACGCGCTGATGATGTGTGATGTCTGCACGAGCAGGGTGCgtggaggtatggaaatacatatgttgacaggcaggtaggacatcgtatCATTGCATTCAGACTGGATACAATGATTGgaagaacattttttggtcatgagaaaaaaaatatttagaccacttctattattgattgctatcaggatgtgaagaacGTGGCATGTCCTCTTACACACAGAAGCAACTGGCACATGATACATTTGCCACTAAAACTTGTGGCAAGTGACACTGAAAATTGataaaccactgattcaaaacaaaaggttCAGTAATGTTTCAAAGCtacatgaagcagtgtttcgaaatcggtcatcactttttttatttgtgcatgGGGTTATTATAGTACAAGATGAATTACAGTCATCAAAGTATGTTCATAAACTATAAACAATTAATGTCTTAATTGGTCTATTTGTCAGGTCTACTGGACATTTTATTATGAAGCCACTGTGTACTGTGAACTTTACATGCGTCACACCTGGCAGAcctgtttttgtgcaaaccaAACATTCCAAACACGGAACCAGGAAACTACTTATTCTCTCATGTTCTGGAAAATGAAACTTACTCGTCATTCCGCAGTTGCATGcttgtgtctgtctgtgagcGCATGCAGTAAAATGGCAGAATCCAGTATTTCAGTGGCTCAAGGCCAGTTCAACTGTTCAGTCTGTCTAGATCTACTGAAGGATCCAGTGACCATtccctgtggacacagttactgtatgAACTGTATTACAGACTGCTGGGATCAGGATGATCAGAAGGGAGTCTACAGCTGtcctcagtgcagacagaccttcaCTCCAAGACCTGTTTTAGGTAAAAACACCATGCTGGCTGAAGTGGTGGAAAATCTAAGGAAGAGAAAACTCCAAACCTCTCAACTTGATCACTGTTATGGTGAACCTGGAGATGTGGAGTGTGACATCTGTACTGGGGACAAAAACAAAGCCATCAAGTCCTGTCTGGTGTGTCTGGAATCTTACTGTCAGACTCATTTTGAACGTCATGAAGAATTTCACTCAAGAAAGCGACACAAAGTGACTGATGCCATTGGGCAACTGCAGGAGATGATCTGCCCTCTACATGACAGATTGCTGGAAATGTACTGTCGTACTGACCAGATCTGCGTATGCATGCTGTGTATGGTGGATGAACACAAAACCCATGACACCGTAACTCCTGTTGAAGAGAGGACTAAGAAACAGGTATGAGACAGACAAAGTTTTAACTTATTTCTGCATTAATATGTCATGTCtagttttggtttggttttatGTTCATTTTCATGTCTTTAATTTTGAAATTCTCATAGTCATGTTTCCCTTGCTCCTCATATTTTGATAATAACGTGACTTATTCATGTttctattgtaattgctcggtcaattcttcttcttctctgaaatgaatcacaattttgagggcctaaacatgctcgaaaactcaggAAACTTTACGTGTGaaatgggtttcagaattaggtgtggcaaaatggcttgatagcgccacctacaaaatttcaaataagcACCCTTCACGCTACGTTTCACGGACAAGTGTGAAAtttggtagacacatgtaacagcccaatacctacaaaatctgaaaacccaacaggaagtgagatattttgaattttctcagccatttccagacatactttaacaaactcctcctagagctttaatcagatcaacatcagaTTTGGTCacctaatctaaaggcctttgcgaccataaattgtgaagatcttgagttttcactgaaggatATGTctgtggtggcctgacaaaattcgatgtttcaccatgaaaaaggaagttgttgtaactctggcatacaatgtccaatctgtcCCAatcttcacatgttttattagagtcctggcctgaagacatctacatggcaatattcagttacagtcatagtgccacctgtgggcaacaggaaatgacatgttttacactgtgattaactcctcatagagatttaaccagatcaacatcatatttggtcagtctaatcttaaggtcttagtgatgttaaattgtgacggtcttgagttttcactgaagggcgtgtctgtggcggcctgacaaattttgatgtttcgccatgaaaaagGAAGCTGTTGTtactcaggcatacagtgtccgatctgccccaaacttcacatgttttattagagtcctggcctaaagacatctatatgccaatattcagttagtcatagcgccacctgctggcaacaggaaattgcatgctttgcactgtaattcactctcagaaacacatttgtatatgccatgatgtaccaaacatgctagaaacatgttaaataatgcaacacttggctaagtgctaatgtttgcaattaacgccacgaaactgGAAGTTGTTGCAACTCAGGCATACAACGTCCGATCTGCTTCAAACTTCACCTATTTGATaacagtcctggcctgaagacatcaacaatattcagttatagtcaaagcgccacctgttggcagcaggaagtgtggcacgtcgAAATGACTTTACCATAtttttcctgtatttactcgcttacatgcgtGTCACCCACTATTCAtggttttcctaaggccaccaggTGGTGGTGGCCCCGGGTGAGAGGGctctttcatcgctgcttgcagctttaattatatttatttttattgttattacaaattttattacataaacagaaacaCTACACAGCAGTTAAAATCTATGGTGCATGTAACTGTGGAACATGTAACAAAAACACATGTATTTCATGTATTTAACATTGTACATTAACATTACACTGAAGGTCGAAATGGCCAGTGTGCCCTTCTGTGCCTCCGCTGCGCGATTGTGCCATTGTGATTTAATGTGCTATTTTTTTCCACCGTGTCCGATATTAAAATCAGTGCAACACACTTTGCAAAAGGTGTGGGTATTGTCGAAATGGCTTTGagatatgaaattaaattcttTCATCCAGCTGTTGTTAaatttacatgtatatatatatatatatatatatattttttttttttttttttttttttttttgccggaCCACCGAATTTTCTCCTCCGATTTCTACCAGTGATATCAACAGCGCAACTGGGTTGTAGGTTACCAGGTTGAGGTCACAAATGGGTTTAAATTTGTATGTCGATTGTGTGGGTAGAATGCGTTTCATACAAAATTTGGCAACTGGACAACCTTGGAATAATATACTGATGTGATTATTCATATAACGAGGTTTGGGCCATACAGATTACAGAAGTTTGCCAGGAGAAATAACAAAAGGGAGGCGGGAAATGGGTGTGAAATACGAGAGACTCCCGGGAAAACGGAGTGTTGACAGGTATAATCACTGCTGAGCCTGAAACGTAGAATCAACAGGAGAAAGATTGCATATATCGTTGAATTACCACACAGAGGTACACAATAATATATCTATCTCTGTTGGACCACCATCttctctttaattaaaaaaaaaaaaaaaaaaaatcattatactTCTTCTATTTTTATTAGCGGGAGGCAACTAACAATTAAGGTGCATATCCGCCACCTGCTGTACTGGAGTGTGGGCCAGAGattagtattttttaattataaaaaaaaaaagtaattaatcatttaaatgctTTCCATTAATCCAGTTTctttcagaaaaataaatacagctttATTGATCTGCTCTTCATTTACTATATTCTTAAGGTTCAACACACTCACCCCATATTTCTTTAACTCATCTTTTAACCTTATTCTATGGGTCTCATATTTAATGCTGTGACAAATAACATGTTCCACTGACCCTTCTTCCATTCCACAATCACACATACCTGAAGGATGCTTTCTCaataaatacattgttttatttaaccctgTATGTCCTGTCCTCATCCTTGATATTATGGTTTGCTCTCTGGGAGTTCTTCATGTTGATTTCATTTTTCCCACTACTTGTTTTATCTTGTATAAATGATGTCCTTTACTTTTTTCATCCCATTGTATTTGCCATGCATTCATTACATCAATGcgtattattgtttaatttctgCTTTACTATATGATACCTCCATTATTCTGTCTTGCTTTAAAGCTTGCTTTGCTTAAACATCTGCCATCTCATTCCCTCAATACCCCTATGGGCTGGAATCCACATAAATCGAACTCTTATTTCTATATGATTTACAGAATTTCATATATTTCATAAACAATATCAGGTCTGTTATGAGATGATAAAAGACTGTAAAGAAACCAATGCTGATAAACTATCTGAGCATATTACTGCCATATAAGCTTATTATGTTCTACCTTTTGTACTACATTTAAGATAGCTACCATCTCAACTGTAAATACTGTTAAATAGTCAGGTGTTCTTTCCCTAATATTTATCTTTAAATCTGGAATAACAAATGCAAAGCCAGTATTTTCACTCTTAGGATCTTTTGAtctttaatcgaaccaaacaggccaagtgtgaacgcaccctagTCTCTTTATTTAATCTTGTATGTGTAAATCTAAAATCAGTGAGGGAAACATCCAAGGTGGTGGAGTCATTGGATAAGGAATTATACTTTTTCTAAACATTCATTATCTAGCCAAGTTTCATATTTAAgttcatattttcatgtttttaaaaatttactAAGAGCACTAACAGCCCTACTCTATGTCTTAAAActcatttattaatgagttatattTATTActcattatattaatttaaaaatacccaaattttatttaaaactattaaaaccaGTATCATATGTgagcacaaatacacacacagcacacacacccTCGAATGCAATCATGCACACATATCCCTGTCCTCGTGCCTACACTTTAATATgacctaataaataaatacagactGTAGGCCTAAgcattgaaataaattataaaatctgAAGACTATTTAATATTGTTGTAAGTTTaaattatatcataattttaactaaaacatacaaataaggAGGAACCTATATATAGGCCCAATAGGGATATACCCTTTGGCACATGACATCCACTGTAGTGGACAGATGTATTTTCTAAGATGTATTTTGTAACATCTTATTTAgctgaaaaatatgtttttgtaccTGTACTTGGTGCATCTCCTCTTCCCTCTGCCTTTTTGAATATATGATGCAATATAGGCTATGAAAACAACAAAGAGATACAAATACACTAATTAAATGGAATCATGGACAAGGCTTTGGGTATTCCCCACTTGGTGGTTGGGACATGGTACTACAACTTAAATGGTTCAAAATGGCTTCCAAATATCTGTCCACATAGTGGACACCATGCATGAAAGGGTTATTCTATTATTATGAATAAGTTTCAATTTAAGCTCAACAAATTCTGCTAAGATTAATGAAAACCTATGGCAGAAATTTTCTAAGCATAGTTGTATTGTAGGAGATTGTATTTCGAGTCTGTCAATTGTATTCACACCTTTTGACCAGATGCCTGCAGCGAGCAATGTTCGAAGCAGCCTGCATGCTtagaaacagtgaatcattcgCAAATCAAATTGATTTGAAGTTTTAAAggcttttattttcttctgtCACAAGTTTAGTATATGAGTATGTGTGTGGTGTGCGTATAGCGCAGTT
Encoded here:
- the LOC127495174 gene encoding E3 ubiquitin/ISG15 ligase TRIM25-like isoform X2 yields the protein MSARAGCVEVYWTFYYEATVYCELYMRHTWQTCFCANQTFQTRNQETTYSLMFWKMKLTRHSAVACLCLSVSACSKMAESSISVAQGQFNCSVCLDLLKDPVTIPCGHSYCMNCITDCWDQDDQKGVYSCPQCRQTFTPRPVLGKNTMLAEVVENLRKRKLQTSQLDHCYGEPGDVECDICTGDKNKAIKSCLVCLESYCQTHFERHEEFHSRKRHKVTDAIGQLQEMICPLHDRLLEMYCRTDQICVCMLCMVDEHKTHDTVTPVEERTKKQKCLEETQSKFQQIIEEKQKELEDLRVAVESHKRSAQAAVEDSERIFTELIRSIERSRSEVTQLIRDQEKDAVSQAERRVEQLEQEIDDLKRRDAELEKFLHKSHIHFLQVTDLKFSSLFLSLLDLQTHPASVLVSLLMI